Proteins from one Porites lutea chromosome 3, jaPorLute2.1, whole genome shotgun sequence genomic window:
- the LOC140930370 gene encoding uncharacterized protein, with protein sequence MSSKSGESEQVIDGPKCIEIPRGWSRISENGSILYISPNNSRLRSLDHVIEYLKTEGTCKCGLDCPLFVHKVFNFDARIPSKPTPVGSTPQPSKSGCKHCLTDHIDTGNLKKAEELATTQSNDGKLPSGSTLGQKRGPGRPRNALSKPRRVAVSKSDLDRPTSPLHNIPLPVPSSVLNSPVQSVPTNITVEQGPLPSFATIVSNSKLFNPSAGTLGLSSSMLGRASTAVTSAASSTPLTAASLQSSKPSVVVSSVATSSSFTIPVVAGSTGMATMQASKSSGSGTETVGSQNTMVVTAQLPARTPSEATLVKSSVSLGSGTGSSSLTVLAPSGKAPSKATVVSSSLTVVVTTSTTPIPATEQGARPVSNANKFPDVKSTPKVAAPRGNKPAKSYSSRKTVAATLKAAAASKSSMPSGVSKTGFSNTSQRLQAVASTATVSSVESTATKIVGKLSTPTCSPSTTVVPALFHSVLKDAIKKDQGPVNRVVSSPSTNTSTPGTGHAVTSHSSKTSQQAASSSRSKTVASKEMAKVATAVVQGVAPIHVPPAVPQHGLSNRSQSAGTGYPLVNAGSSFYSPTSISSSTSQPPIVQTSIMAQATAHVPPSSANVYGQVPNTSVASQIPSLQLASSQGQGGVFFQGNGGQVLQMNVDSSQLKGPYQLHGALYQGAIPATFLAATNAGKPVSSNAPGTALYPTNPYMLGIVMPTAITQANQTAQSVPTTATSPSATAAPVASYPYGNQNAAIAAAYESFVPIAPAASPRFSQTLAHLASAYTQFLPRGAVQGGTPVQFAAQRMVPMSSLHSQASGNGQLGPALLNIADYSVKYPINTVKPSSYASQASTISNIGSANTHPQTAVVAAMPYVAFGQIGSPRFPFSVNFANPGSSTNPSSTSSTTSTSSSLVSSVTTTHQHSSGTNLDSQGGGSVQGYVPMLVPFGTNPSVAGHSQSTSKTHPDSAFSPPSSRSSASHNNQRLDASGVTHGSVPSWCSGAKSTSAAATSQRRCSTPDNSSIRSSSSLSSSSSSSSLSNSSSNSNSCSATNSGTSVSLTTSKTTCAESNSSGITSRTSSSNCIQSPRHPGVSSPLNSPLPPLNQSPSGCRGSPKSDSPLVSNRSSVEAVPSGTQTTNTSECHPPSNTPSSEMSCTLKRPYSESNDPAKKSKFDETAYYEANPLLGLKRSCEAIEAYCSPERKEDHDGDDDDEDDDDEEDSAVPKNERSSPVNHQTGEENANRKTGSNYNNCDHDDECRRGESNSGEDQSNSAGMKPISDKHQSHSTYNGDVSANENQGLLENFSIAMVNQERYLPVKTNSISPSTADEHLDKPRVPNVKPQFEIGDIVWAQARGLPSWPGKVVDASEVGKGRPDDGKRWVMWFGENTYSQVEVDRLKTLSDGLRTLDDKSRKKKYRAKKARISLEQAISEALEALDMRDRLRGRQGARSKTKKKRLR encoded by the exons GCCCAGGGAGACCTCGAAATGCTTTGTCAAAGCCAAGGAGGGTTGCTGTTTCTAAATCAGACCTTGATCGACCTACATCACCTTTGCACAACATTCCCTTGCCTGTTCCAAGTTCCGTGCTCAACAGTCCTGTCCAGAGTGTACCGACCAACATTACTGTTGAGCAAGGACCTCTTCCCAGCTTTGCAACAATAGTGAGCAATTCTAAACTCTTCAACCCCAGCGCTGGAACATTGGGCCTGAGTAGTTCCATGTTGGGAAGAGCTAGCACCGCTGTGACAAGTGCTGCAAGTAGTACACCATTAACAGCAGCATCCCTCCAGTCATCAAAACCAAGTGTGGTAGTAAGCAGTGTGGCAACTAGTTCTTCTTTCACCATCCCAGTAGTAGCAGGATCAACAGGCATGGCTACCATGCAGGCTTCGAAATCATCAGGTTCTGGCACTGAGACTGTTGGTTCTCAAAACACTATGGTAGTAACAGCGCAGTTACCTGCCAGAACGCCATCAGAGGCTACCTTAGTGAAGTCTTCTGTTTCACTAGGCTCTGGTACAGGAAGCAGTTCATTGACAGTGCTGGCACCAAGCGGCAAGGCCCCAAGTAAGGCGACAGTTGTGTCAAGTTCTTTAACAGTGGTTGTAACAACAAGCACCACGCCCATACCAGCCACTGAACAAGGTGCAAGACCAGTCAGCAATGCCAACAAGTTTCCTGATGTCAAATCAACTCCAAAGGTTGCTGCTCCTCGTGGCAACAAGCCAGCAAAATCTTACAGCAGCAGGAAAACGGTTGCAGCAACTCTCAAAGCAGCTGCTGCTTCAAAATCATCTATGCCGTCAGGGGTATCAAAGACAGGATTTAGTAACACTTCTCAGAGACTGCAAGCTGTGGCTAGTACTGCCACTGTTTCGTCCGTGGAGTCAACTGCAACTAAAATTGTTGGTAAGCTATCGACACCTACATGTTCACCGAGCACTACAGTTGTTCCAGCATTGTTTCATAGTGTTCTGAAAGATGCAATCAAAAAGGACCAGGGTCCAGTAAATCGTGTTGTTTCATCTCCAAGCACAAACACTTCCACGCCTGGAACCGGTCACGCGGTAACAAGCCACAGCTCAAAGACTTCGCAACAGGCAGCCTCTTCCTCTCGAAGCAAGACTGTGGCTTCCAAAGAAATGGCCAAGGTTGCGACAGCAGTGGTACAAGGTGTTGCCCCAATTCATGTTCCACCAGCCGTTCCTCAACATGGTCTATCTAACAGGTCGCAATCAGCAGGGACAGGATATCCACTTGTGAACGCGGGGAGCAGTTTTTATAGCCCAACTTCCATTTCCAGCAGCACTAGCCAACCACCAATTGTCCAGACATCCATCATGGCTCAGGCTACAGCTCATGTACCACCATCGTCAGCTAATGTTTATGGGCAAGTGCCAAATACATCTGTGGCTTCACAAATTCCTTCATTGCAGCTTGCTTCTTCTCAAGGACAGGGTGGCGTGTTCTTCCAAGGGAATGGAGGCCAAGTATTGCAGATGAATGTGGATTCTAGCCAGTTAAAAGGGCCATATCAACTTCACGGTGCACTTTATCAAGGTGCCATCCCCGCAACGTTTCTGGCCGCAACTAATGCTGGCAAGCCTGTGTCATCAAATGCTCCCGGAACCGCCTTGTATCCAACAAACCCTTACATGCTGGGTATTGTGATGCCTACAGCAATTACACAGGCTAACCAGACAGCCCAGTCTGTACCCACGACAGCAACATCTCCATCAGCAACAGCTGCGCCAGTCGCGTCGTACCCCTACGGTAATCAAAATGCAGCAATCGCAGCCGCGTATGAATCGTTTGTACCTATCGCGCCAGCTGCATCCCCGAGATTTTCCCAGACTTTGGCACATTTGGCAAGTGCTTACACGCAGTTTTTACCAAGAGGGGCTGTTCAAGGAGGCACTCCAGTGCAGTTTGCTGCCCAACGGATGGTTCCAATGAGCTCCTTGCACTCTCAAGCCAGCGGAAACGGTCAGTTAGGGCCAGCTTTGTTAAACATTGCCGACTACTCTGTTAAGTATCCAATCAATACAGTAAAACCAAGCTCATACGCTTCTCAAGCATCGACGATAAGTAACATTGGATCGGCAAACACGCATCCTCAGACAGCTGTCGTGGCTGCTATGCCTTATGTTGCATTTGGCCAAATCGGCAGCCCTCGTTTCCCATTCTCTGTAAATTTCGCAAATCCTGGTTCGAGTACAAATCCTTCTTCCACGTCATCTACGACATCAACGTCTAGTAGCCTCGTTTCTTCAGTCACCACAACCCATCAGCACAGCTCTGGGACAAATCTCGATTCTCAGGGAGGAGGGAGTGTTCAGGGTTATGTTCCGATGCTAGTGCCATTTGGGACCAATCCCAGTGTGGCGGGTCACTCCCAGAGCACTTCGAAGACCCACCCTGATAGTGCCTTTTCGCCACCCTCAAGTCGTTCCAGTGCAAGTCACAATAACCAACGACTGGATGCATCAGGGGTCACTCACGGCTCGGTGCCATCGTGGTGTAGTGGAGCCAAAAGTACATCTGCGGCAGCAACCAGTCAAAGAAGGTGCAGCACTCCAGATAACAGTAGCATCCGTAGCAGTAGTAGCCTgagcagtagcagcagcagcagtagcctCAGTAACAGCAGTAGCAACAGCAACAGCTGTAGTGCTACAAATTCAGGAACCTCGGTATCTCTCACAACTAGCAAAACCACCTGTGCAGAGTCAAATTCGTCAGGAATAACATCAAGAACATCTAGTTCAAACTGCATTCAGTCACCTAGGCACCCAGGCGTGTCATCGCCATTAAATTCGCCATTACCCCCGCTCAATCAGTCGCCCTCTGGCTGTCGAGGATCTCCAAAATCAGACTCGCCACTTGTAAGTAATAGGAGCAGCGTGGAGGCAGTACCCTCTGGAACTCAAACAACGAATACTTCAGAATGCCATCCACCATCAAACACTCCATCTTCTGAAATGTCGTGTACCCTGAAACGACCTTACAGTGAAAGTAACGATCCagccaaaaagtcaaaatttgatGAAACGGCGTATTACGAAGCTAATCCCCTTCTGGGGCTCAAGAGGTCTTGTGAGGCTATAGAAGCCTATTGCAGTCCAGAGCGTAAGGAGGACCACGATGGCGATGATGACGACGAGGATGATGACGATGAAGAGGATTCTGCGGTTCCAAAAAACGAGCGATCTTCCCCTGTAAACCATCAAACAGGGGAAGAAAATGCAAACAGAAAAACGGGTAGCAACTATAACAACTGTGATCACGATGATGAATGCAGAAGAG GAGAATCTAACTCTGGAGAAGACCAATCAAATTCAGCTGGGATGAAGCCAATAAGCGACAAGCACCAGAGTCACTCGACTTATAACGGAGATGTCTCAGCCAATGAAAATCAAGGACTGCTTG AAAACTTCTCCATAGCGATGGTCAACCAGGAACGTTATCTCCCAGTGAAGACAAATTCCATATCACCCAGCACAGCGGACGAACATCTGGATAAGCCTCGAGTGCCGAACGTTAAGCCGCAGTTTGAGATCGGTGACATTGTGTGGGCGCAAGCTCGTGGCCTACCCTCGTGGCCTGGAAAGGTGGTGGATGCTAGTGAAGTTGGAAAAGGAAGACCGGACGATGGAAAG CGCTGGGTCATGTGGTTTGGTGAGAATACATATAGCCAAGTAGAAGTAGACAGACTCAAAACGCTTTCTGACGGACTGAGAACTTTAGATGATAAATCTCGAAAGAAGAAATACAG AGCCAAGAAAGCAAGGATTAGCTTAGAACAAGCAATCAGCGAGGCTTTGGAAGCTCTAGATATG AGAGATCGCCTTCGAGGAAGACAAG GGGCAAGATCTAAAACCAAGAAGAAGCGACTAAGATGA